A window of Juglans regia cultivar Chandler chromosome 7, Walnut 2.0, whole genome shotgun sequence contains these coding sequences:
- the LOC108989285 gene encoding myb-related protein 308-like has product MVRAPCCSKVGLHRGPWTPREDTLLTKYIQAHGEGHWRSLPKKAGLLRCGKSCRLRWMNYLRPNIKRGNITTDEDDLIIRLHSLLGNRWSLIAGRLPGRTDNEIKNYWNTHLSKRLLITGRGNTDLDTNKKSTEPGHELKRKSSKNSNTNKNNKSNNRKMKNKGIANIESEKQKVHLPKPTRIASFPIPRNESFDCSTISGSSGQEKSEDILCFGSKVESIPWCHLEGVAWNGFKDGRDQENGVGFLIGAGDHHHHGLVNNGSDFDQCQSAHIPTGDHNSLEKLYEEYLELLKTEESQVELDSFAESLLLL; this is encoded by the exons ATGGTAAGGGCTCCTTGTTGTTCTAAGGTTGGGTTGCATAGAGGTCCTTGGACTCCTAGAGAAGACACATTGCTTACTAAATATATTCAAGCTCATGGTGAAGGTCATTGGCGATCTTTGCCAAAAAAAGCTG GCCTGCTTAGGTGTGGAAAAAGCTGCAGACTAAGATGGATGAACTACCTAAGACCAAACATAAAAAGAGGGAATATCACCACAGATGAAGATGACCTTATTATCCGATTACATTCCCTTCTTGGCAATAGATGGTCTCTCATTGCGGGCAGGCTTCCTGGCCGTACTGATAACGAGATAAAAAACTATTGGAATACCCATCTCAGTAAGAGATTGTTAATCACTGGCCGAGGGAATACTGACCTTGATACCAACAAAAAATCGACGGAACCAGGCCATGaattgaagaggaagagcaGCAAAAACTCCAACACcaacaagaacaacaaaagCAACAACAGAAAGATGAAGAACAAAGGCATTGCAAATATAGAGTCCGAGAAGCAAAAGGTTCATCTCCCCAAGCCCACAAGGATCGCTTCTTTTCCGATACCAAGAAATGAAAGTTTCGATTGCAGTACAATCAGTGGATCTTCGGGCCAGGAAAAATCAGAAGATATTCTTTGTTTTGGTTCAAAAGTTGAAAGTATTCCTTGGTGTCATTTGGAAGGTGTTGCTTGGAATGGTTTCAAAGATGGGAGAGACCAGGAAAATGGGGTTGGCTTTCTCATTGGTGCaggagatcatcatcatcatggtCTTGTCAATAATGGCTCAGATTTTGATCAGTGCCAATCAGCTCATATACCAACAGGAGATCACAACTCACTAGAGAAGCTGTACGAGGAGTATTTAGAGCTCTTGAAGACAGAAGAAAGCCAAGTTGAATTAGATTCCTTTGCTGAATCATTATTACTGCTCTGA